The following are encoded in a window of Desulfonatronovibrio magnus genomic DNA:
- a CDS encoding site-specific integrase has protein sequence MAVENLTQGFVNKVSCGKGKDKERFHDAKCRGLILEIRPTGTKTFFIKYKDQRGRYKQMKLGRAGDISVSQARELGHRVLGNVTMGKDPGQEKKSLQVVPRFDEFVSDRFLPYIKSYKKSWKLDEGMLRNHILPEFGSLYLDEITAEMVTEFHSQKMATDLAPATVNRLLILMNFIFNLAIKWQTPGLKDNPTQNTKKFEENNMRDRYLTPAELCALSNALKVSKSKVLEPIVLLLVLTGARKREVMDAKWEDFDLERKTWRISITKTGKPRTVPLSGKALKVLDGIKKVEGSPYVFANPRTKKPYNCVYYGWDMARKRAGLEDICMHTLRHSFASFLINGGRSIYEVGKLLGHSQISTTMRYAHLSEQTLADAVNVVPLGEAA, from the coding sequence ATGGCAGTGGAAAATTTAACTCAGGGTTTTGTAAACAAGGTGAGCTGTGGGAAGGGGAAGGACAAAGAAAGGTTTCACGATGCGAAATGCAGGGGACTTATCCTTGAAATCCGGCCGACTGGAACTAAAACGTTTTTCATCAAGTACAAGGATCAAAGGGGCAGGTACAAACAGATGAAGCTTGGCAGGGCAGGAGATATTTCAGTAAGCCAGGCCCGAGAACTTGGGCATAGGGTTTTAGGTAATGTGACTATGGGCAAGGACCCCGGTCAAGAGAAGAAGAGCCTTCAAGTCGTACCCAGGTTTGATGAGTTTGTAAGTGACAGATTTTTACCGTATATCAAGAGCTATAAGAAATCCTGGAAGCTTGATGAGGGAATGCTTAGAAACCATATTCTGCCGGAATTTGGTTCTTTGTATCTGGACGAGATTACTGCTGAGATGGTTACAGAGTTTCATAGCCAGAAGATGGCCACTGATTTAGCTCCAGCTACAGTAAACAGGCTGCTTATTCTGATGAATTTTATATTCAACCTTGCTATAAAATGGCAGACGCCCGGGTTAAAAGATAACCCAACTCAGAATACCAAAAAGTTTGAGGAGAACAATATGCGCGATAGATATTTGACCCCTGCGGAACTGTGCGCCCTGTCTAATGCATTGAAGGTCAGCAAGAGCAAGGTGCTTGAGCCCATTGTTTTGCTGCTTGTGCTTACCGGAGCCAGGAAGAGGGAAGTTATGGATGCCAAGTGGGAAGACTTCGATCTGGAAAGAAAAACATGGCGGATTTCCATCACAAAAACAGGAAAGCCAAGGACTGTGCCGCTGTCGGGTAAAGCGCTGAAAGTACTGGACGGAATAAAAAAAGTAGAGGGCAGCCCATACGTGTTTGCGAATCCCAGAACAAAAAAGCCTTATAATTGCGTGTACTACGGATGGGACATGGCCAGAAAACGAGCTGGATTAGAGGACATATGCATGCATACGCTCAGGCACAGTTTCGCGAGTTTTTTGATTAACGGAGGACGCAGCATATACGAGGTAGGAAAGTTGTTGGGACACAGCCAGATCAGTACCACAATGCGTTATGCCCATCTGTCCGAGCAGACCCTGGCTGATGCAGTGAATGTGGTGCCTCTGGGCGAGGCTGCGTAA